One region of Metallosphaera sedula DSM 5348 genomic DNA includes:
- a CDS encoding ParA family protein has protein sequence MIRIAVVSPKGGVGKSTIAYYLSKLLSNKYKVVLIDRDLTATISSIFGIKIGLFNYLADDISGEFVYEDRNLKVVSLARFQPSNIPSLEKFYPIYGNILKGADIVITDNSPGGIGEIELMEYKAYYKTVEGSDSYFIPVTTPALQLDRALAFVEEYRKILKQMIPKIISLEILALVANMVKNQDIEVPGIRVIKVPFYRDLLYNGFQNCEPPKELYELVEIVENIM, from the coding sequence ATGATTCGTATTGCTGTTGTGAGTCCTAAGGGAGGAGTAGGTAAATCTACTATTGCTTACTATCTATCTAAATTGCTTAGTAATAAATATAAAGTTGTACTTATAGATCGCGATTTAACAGCAACTATAAGTTCTATTTTCGGAATAAAAATTGGGTTATTCAATTATTTGGCAGATGATATAAGTGGCGAATTTGTTTACGAAGATCGTAACCTCAAGGTTGTATCGCTGGCTAGATTTCAACCTAGTAATATTCCATCTCTGGAGAAATTTTATCCCATCTATGGTAATATCTTGAAGGGTGCAGATATCGTAATAACTGATAATTCGCCTGGCGGGATAGGCGAGATAGAACTAATGGAGTATAAGGCCTATTATAAGACCGTGGAGGGATCGGACTCTTATTTCATCCCTGTCACTACTCCAGCCCTTCAACTAGACCGAGCTTTGGCCTTTGTAGAGGAATATAGAAAAATACTTAAGCAGATGATTCCAAAAATAATATCTCTCGAGATACTGGCTCTTGTGGCTAATATGGTGAAAAACCAGGATATAGAAGTTCCTGGAATAAGGGTTATCAAAGTACCTTTCTACAGGGACCTACTATATAATGGCTTTCAGAATTGTGAACCACCAAAGGAATTGTACGAATTAGTTGAAATAGTGGAGAATATAATGTGA
- a CDS encoding MarR family transcriptional regulator, which produces MDILRELDESIDFAKGEIQWKIMLFLSEKGASSISEISKGIGVNKKASIDSIRKLIAKGLVERVKYDIYDLSATGRSLLEKLSTLSYLREPLNGSNGNPKDISSYSNFVQDRNTIDGEMDIMHNLNHYYYFVEIGKAAMINDGKVPVTALSKELGVSKRTIINYLEVLSVRYKFFKRINRKSVSGLKVEWLITDEGKKVLGKIPGIHKMRNNIFLKFILRSTLSTRLDYAIFKLLIIFAIISPIIFYFYKSPIDHIAATIWLYFLVFYTLSSIMAFLGTRK; this is translated from the coding sequence ATGGATATATTGAGGGAGCTGGACGAAAGTATTGATTTTGCTAAGGGCGAGATTCAATGGAAAATAATGCTCTTCTTGTCAGAGAAGGGAGCATCCTCAATATCAGAAATATCAAAGGGTATAGGCGTTAACAAGAAGGCTTCGATAGACTCCATTAGGAAGCTTATCGCTAAAGGCCTCGTTGAAAGAGTTAAATATGATATATATGACCTGTCAGCCACAGGCAGGAGTTTACTTGAGAAGCTTTCCACGCTATCATATTTAAGGGAACCTCTTAACGGTTCCAACGGTAATCCTAAGGATATTAGCTCATACTCAAATTTTGTTCAGGACCGGAACACTATAGATGGAGAAATGGATATAATGCATAACCTGAATCATTACTACTATTTTGTAGAAATTGGTAAAGCTGCAATGATAAACGATGGTAAAGTCCCCGTTACCGCACTTTCCAAAGAACTGGGCGTCTCTAAAAGAACTATCATAAATTACTTAGAAGTGTTATCTGTGCGCTATAAATTCTTTAAGAGAATAAATAGAAAAAGTGTCTCAGGTTTAAAGGTAGAATGGCTGATTACAGACGAGGGAAAGAAAGTTCTGGGAAAGATTCCCGGCATTCACAAAATGAGAAACAATATTTTCCTTAAATTCATTTTGCGCTCCACTCTCAGTACTAGGCTGGATTACGCTATTTTTAAACTTTTAATAATATTTGCTATAATATCTCCAATTATTTTCTATTTCTACAAAAGCCCCATAGACCATATAGCTGCTACCATATGGCTCTATTTTCTAGTATTTTACACTCTTTCTAGTATAATGGCATTTCTTGGAACAAGGAAATGA
- a CDS encoding AAA family ATPase has product MRIPVLSVKGGIGKSTISVLLAKELALRGEKVIILDRDQLGFISSLVGIESKGMIASVVDGESCECHTHIKMGKGQVHIIKFYGDGPRLESDLNIIKSDEKLTRELTESYTLMLKSIEHSYMILDNPALSLPNEIGNMLETTSYLSLYPGTRSLRVMVSDITTHHFENTLKYIEALNLGSREIPLANVVGQFLVINMAPPGWNYRVELPNLVTEVKRGKFLGAYILPFSDDLFQFSGQIDDMPRIKQVEILANHVLKDITTKDVIE; this is encoded by the coding sequence ATGAGAATCCCAGTACTGAGCGTTAAGGGAGGTATAGGAAAATCAACAATTTCCGTTCTATTGGCCAAAGAACTAGCCTTAAGGGGAGAAAAAGTAATAATTCTAGACAGGGATCAGTTAGGATTTATATCCTCACTTGTAGGAATTGAAAGCAAAGGAATGATAGCAAGTGTAGTTGATGGAGAAAGTTGTGAATGTCATACCCATATCAAAATGGGAAAGGGTCAAGTTCACATCATAAAATTTTACGGTGATGGACCTAGACTAGAATCTGATCTGAATATCATAAAAAGCGACGAGAAACTGACCCGCGAATTAACCGAAAGTTACACCTTGATGTTAAAGTCTATAGAGCATTCATACATGATTCTTGATAATCCAGCATTATCGCTCCCTAACGAAATCGGCAACATGTTGGAGACAACTTCTTATCTTTCACTATATCCAGGTACCCGATCACTACGAGTCATGGTTTCGGATATCACTACACATCACTTTGAGAACACATTGAAATATATCGAAGCATTGAACTTGGGAAGTAGAGAGATACCTCTGGCAAACGTTGTAGGGCAATTCTTAGTAATTAACATGGCCCCACCAGGATGGAATTATAGAGTTGAATTACCGAACCTCGTCACGGAGGTAAAACGAGGGAAATTTTTAGGCGCATATATATTACCTTTTTCTGACGATCTTTTCCAGTTTTCCGGTCAAATTGATGATATGCCTAGAATAAAACAAGTTGAAATTTTGGCTAACCATGTTCTTAAAGATATCACTACAAAGGACGTCATAGAATGA
- a CDS encoding ParA family protein → MSKQVRFSIFSFKGGVGKSTIAYFLARNLSEKYRVLLVDRDYTNTIGKIFGLETGLINVISDGAEGRFITDEGNLRVLSLVSYFPSSLPSVKELAGVYSEILKGMEVVITDNPPGIDDIAGLEFKGYYEAVGEVHCNGFYVTAPGIALDLTLNHLGDIGRTMRNLVPRITYFRTAALIINMIRGNISEVLDNIRLRVPGVRVVGIPFYRDLLFQGFNRISTIPDMSELISVVEEIVTGGGG, encoded by the coding sequence ATGAGTAAACAGGTCAGGTTCTCCATCTTTAGCTTCAAAGGAGGTGTGGGGAAATCAACTATTGCGTATTTCCTAGCAAGGAACCTGTCGGAGAAGTATCGCGTACTCCTTGTTGATAGAGACTATACAAATACTATAGGTAAGATTTTTGGGCTAGAGACCGGTCTAATCAACGTTATTTCTGACGGAGCTGAAGGTAGGTTCATAACAGATGAGGGTAATCTGAGGGTCTTATCTCTGGTCTCCTATTTTCCCTCATCTCTTCCATCCGTCAAAGAGTTAGCAGGGGTTTACTCTGAGATATTAAAGGGAATGGAGGTTGTCATAACGGATAATCCTCCTGGGATAGATGATATCGCAGGGCTAGAGTTTAAGGGATACTATGAGGCAGTAGGTGAAGTTCACTGTAATGGTTTCTACGTAACTGCTCCTGGGATAGCTTTGGACCTAACTCTCAATCATTTAGGTGACATAGGGAGAACCATGAGGAATCTTGTTCCTCGGATTACCTATTTCCGTACTGCGGCACTGATAATCAACATGATACGAGGAAATATATCAGAAGTCCTTGACAATATAAGACTTAGAGTTCCAGGGGTTAGGGTTGTGGGAATACCATTCTATAGGGATCTTCTGTTTCAAGGATTTAATAGAATATCGACTATTCCGGATATGAGCGAGTTAATATCCGTGGTTGAGGAGATAGTGACGGGGGGGGGGGGGTGA
- a CDS encoding P-loop NTPase: MSIKGGVGKSTISILLSIELNRLGKRLILVDMDLSGYTSFLAGIREPGIFFVHRRWNVE; this comes from the coding sequence ATGAGTATAAAGGGTGGAGTTGGAAAATCTACAATCTCTATATTACTTTCCATAGAATTAAATAGGCTAGGGAAGAGACTTATCTTAGTGGACATGGACCTATCCGGCTATACATCGTTTCTCGCAGGAATAAGAGAGCCGGGGATTTTTTTCGTCCATCGTCGATGGAACGTTGAATAG
- a CDS encoding acyl-CoA thioesterase — MTHEFVFEDTVRIYDTDAQDIAHYASYYRFFTNTIEKYMKDKAGIPYPNVSDELWFVMVETHAVYRRPVRLGDELTVIISPQVVSKKVIRFDLKILVKGTVTTEGYVTQVAINPKVWKSVEIPEDILKRIVEV; from the coding sequence ATGACCCACGAATTCGTGTTTGAAGACACTGTGAGAATATACGACACGGATGCCCAAGACATTGCACACTACGCGTCTTACTATCGCTTCTTCACCAATACTATTGAGAAATACATGAAGGATAAGGCCGGGATTCCCTACCCTAACGTGAGTGACGAGTTGTGGTTTGTTATGGTAGAGACTCACGCCGTTTACAGGAGGCCGGTAAGATTGGGAGACGAGTTGACCGTGATCATCTCTCCCCAGGTTGTGTCCAAGAAGGTTATCAGATTTGATTTGAAGATTTTGGTCAAGGGCACGGTCACCACAGAGGGTTACGTAACCCAGGTAGCAATAAATCCAAAGGTCTGGAAGTCGGTGGAGATACCAGAGGATATTCTGAAGAGGATAGTTGAGGTTTAG
- a CDS encoding OFA family MFS transporter has product MKRETFLAIGFIVMCFNSLYQYSWNALEPLLRTGFSVSVVQIALGFTLFSVFSSFFQPLGGHFADRDGPRNVGIVASVLASLGFLGTYLSPNILYFYVFWSLGSIGEGILYGIAANLAMKWFIDRMGFATGIVSMGFGLGSVVANPLILHVDNYKIVTLTIGLSELVVVTVLMSLISYPASSKGRPPGQVIFTTKFWLIYVSFVGAVIPLTAISSQLAVLGKNLSQEELTILISIFPLLSGGMRPIMGRIADKVGIVRTTLILNAILLVGSLTLLVGQLIPTTVLVGFAGGSMITLYFNVAGEIFGTRFSTVNSGILYTGKALGGVLGSFVFAYLYTLNVTTSEIYLVLGSLVGVLALIPVIPRIRTGQRVMGQHGNQGNMK; this is encoded by the coding sequence ATGAAAAGAGAGACCTTCCTAGCAATTGGTTTCATTGTGATGTGCTTCAACTCCTTATATCAGTATTCATGGAATGCTCTGGAGCCTCTCCTGAGGACAGGCTTCTCTGTTTCCGTGGTGCAGATAGCCCTTGGCTTCACCCTATTCAGTGTGTTCTCCTCCTTCTTCCAGCCCCTGGGAGGTCATTTCGCTGATAGGGATGGTCCTAGGAACGTGGGCATCGTGGCATCGGTCCTGGCCTCACTGGGGTTTCTTGGAACTTACCTCTCGCCTAACATTCTCTACTTCTACGTATTCTGGTCCCTTGGAAGTATTGGTGAGGGAATACTTTACGGGATAGCAGCAAACCTCGCCATGAAATGGTTTATCGACAGAATGGGTTTTGCCACGGGTATCGTATCCATGGGATTTGGACTAGGCTCGGTGGTGGCTAACCCCCTAATACTTCACGTGGATAATTACAAGATAGTCACGCTAACAATAGGTCTCTCTGAACTCGTAGTGGTCACGGTCCTGATGTCCCTTATTAGTTATCCCGCATCAAGTAAAGGAAGACCACCAGGGCAGGTGATCTTCACTACCAAGTTCTGGCTAATCTACGTCTCCTTCGTGGGCGCAGTTATTCCACTGACTGCCATCTCCTCTCAACTTGCTGTTCTAGGTAAAAACCTCTCACAGGAGGAACTTACGATCCTTATCTCGATTTTTCCCTTACTCAGTGGTGGGATGAGGCCAATCATGGGAAGGATAGCTGACAAAGTTGGAATAGTGAGGACTACCCTTATACTTAACGCGATCCTGCTGGTGGGCTCCTTGACTCTCCTGGTCGGCCAATTGATCCCAACGACGGTTCTGGTGGGATTTGCTGGCGGGTCCATGATCACCTTGTACTTTAACGTTGCAGGAGAGATCTTTGGTACTAGGTTCTCCACGGTTAATAGCGGTATCCTGTATACGGGAAAGGCACTTGGTGGGGTTCTGGGCAGTTTCGTTTTCGCCTATCTTTATACGTTAAACGTGACCACATCTGAGATTTATTTAGTTCTCGGAAGCCTTGTGGGGGTGCTTGCCTTGATTCCTGTTATTCCTAGGATTAGAACTGGTCAAAGGGTGATGGGTCAGCACGGCAATCAGGGAAACATGAAGTGA
- a CDS encoding nucleotidyltransferase domain-containing protein, producing MSNAWKDYSIASDLLEIYAREREEVREYVSSLCTRGYTVILFGSRARGDHKIYSDWDLLVVGKDRPTTPPGQIDLHFVDAESVEREIQEFNTVVIDAFYEGVVQCDNLSIFTRYREMVLRRINGLRKTRDGWIRTSTQ from the coding sequence GTGTCAAATGCATGGAAAGACTACTCAATAGCGTCTGATTTGCTAGAGATATACGCAAGGGAGAGGGAAGAGGTCAGGGAATACGTCTCTTCCCTATGCACAAGGGGATACACAGTGATTCTTTTCGGCTCAAGAGCCCGTGGTGACCACAAGATCTACAGCGACTGGGACCTTCTTGTTGTGGGAAAAGACAGACCTACCACTCCACCAGGGCAGATCGATCTGCACTTCGTTGATGCGGAGTCGGTTGAAAGAGAAATCCAGGAATTTAACACGGTGGTGATAGATGCGTTTTATGAGGGAGTGGTTCAGTGCGACAACCTCTCGATATTTACGCGGTATCGGGAAATGGTGCTAAGAAGGATCAATGGGTTGAGGAAGACTAGGGATGGATGGATAAGGACTTCTACTCAGTAA
- a CDS encoding HEPN domain-containing protein, whose translation MAKWFERSEKEREVAILLMERGYFPEACFHSHMAVELKLKGYILQRTGSVMYTHSLKRLLQEIAKLNEVKVSEELLDCANFLSMLYTGSRYPEESLVDLDRQEGERCVKCMERLLNSV comes from the coding sequence ATGGCAAAGTGGTTTGAAAGGAGCGAGAAGGAAAGAGAGGTTGCTATTCTCTTGATGGAAAGGGGTTATTTTCCTGAGGCGTGTTTTCATTCGCATATGGCTGTGGAGCTGAAACTCAAGGGATACATTCTTCAACGTACGGGTTCAGTTATGTACACTCATTCCCTGAAAAGATTACTCCAGGAAATCGCGAAATTAAACGAGGTTAAAGTGAGCGAGGAATTGCTGGATTGTGCAAACTTTCTCTCAATGTTGTATACCGGATCCAGATACCCGGAAGAGAGTCTGGTGGACCTAGACAGACAGGAGGGTGAGAGATGTGTCAAATGCATGGAAAGACTACTCAATAGCGTCTGA
- a CDS encoding muconolactone Delta-isomerase, with protein MLYLVWFKIRQPESLTQRHLMQIWQREAEAALPGVKQGVIKGLWKVSGKREVVAVLDVNTHEQLDEILENLPIMKEMGYGVEIEVYPIHPYENFYELIKKLAT; from the coding sequence ATGTTATACCTAGTTTGGTTTAAGATTCGTCAGCCCGAATCTCTCACTCAGAGGCATCTAATGCAGATCTGGCAAAGGGAGGCAGAGGCAGCCCTACCTGGGGTGAAGCAAGGTGTGATCAAGGGGTTATGGAAGGTGTCAGGAAAAAGAGAAGTTGTCGCGGTCCTTGACGTGAATACACACGAGCAACTGGACGAAATTCTGGAGAATCTTCCCATCATGAAGGAGATGGGGTACGGAGTCGAGATAGAGGTTTACCCGATTCATCCCTATGAGAACTTCTACGAACTCATAAAGAAGTTGGCGACTTAA
- the tenA gene encoding thiaminase II: MARHEKFWASIHDVIQEIEEHPFIRGLVDGSLPMESFQHYIVQDALYLKEFGKVLLMASVKAENNEQRVNFLTHVLDSIRVEEGLHSSFLRKWGIDLEAQEMSPVNRAYTSFLLSVGYSSPFPEVLAAVLPCYWIYMHVGKSLVKLGSPVEEYRRWINTYGGEEYEKGVTWAISQLDKLDVDARTEKQMMENFRLASIYEYMFWDSAYRKERFPFSVRRDGKNLIS; this comes from the coding sequence ATGGCTAGACACGAAAAGTTTTGGGCCTCAATTCACGACGTAATCCAGGAGATTGAGGAACATCCCTTCATTAGAGGGCTTGTTGACGGGTCCCTCCCCATGGAGAGCTTCCAACACTACATAGTTCAGGATGCCCTATACCTCAAAGAGTTTGGGAAAGTGTTGCTCATGGCCTCCGTGAAGGCTGAGAACAACGAGCAGAGGGTTAATTTCCTCACTCACGTCCTCGATTCCATAAGGGTTGAGGAGGGACTTCACTCATCCTTTCTTAGAAAGTGGGGCATAGACCTAGAGGCCCAGGAAATGTCTCCCGTGAACAGGGCATACACCTCTTTCCTTCTAAGTGTTGGCTACTCCTCCCCTTTTCCTGAAGTTCTAGCTGCAGTCCTACCGTGCTACTGGATATACATGCATGTGGGCAAGTCGCTGGTGAAGCTGGGATCTCCCGTGGAGGAGTACAGGAGATGGATAAATACGTATGGGGGCGAAGAGTATGAGAAGGGAGTTACGTGGGCTATTAGCCAACTTGATAAGCTTGATGTGGATGCGAGGACAGAAAAGCAAATGATGGAGAATTTCAGACTTGCGTCGATTTATGAATACATGTTCTGGGACTCTGCGTACAGAAAGGAACGTTTCCCATTTTCAGTCAGAAGAGATGGAAAAAATCTTATATCTTAA
- a CDS encoding acetate uptake transporter, giving the protein MTEQKRANPAPLGLSGFALTTLVLSTYNAGLLSSGVNAVLGLAAFYGGLAQLLAGILEWRAGNTFGYVAFFTYGAFWEWFFLTSLGIYGGVTAVGIGYVLVAFGIFTFVMWLGTFKSNMGLFATFLLLWITFFLLGIGAMTGNEGAFHAGGYVGILTAIAAWYTGLAQVVAEALGAKAPLGRAPMS; this is encoded by the coding sequence ATGACAGAACAAAAAAGAGCAAACCCCGCACCCCTAGGTCTATCTGGTTTCGCCTTAACCACCCTTGTTTTAAGTACATATAATGCAGGGCTACTTTCGAGCGGCGTTAATGCCGTTCTTGGGCTTGCAGCTTTTTACGGAGGATTAGCCCAGCTCCTTGCAGGGATACTGGAGTGGAGAGCAGGGAATACGTTCGGTTATGTGGCCTTCTTTACATACGGAGCTTTCTGGGAGTGGTTCTTCCTTACCTCGTTGGGAATTTACGGAGGAGTTACTGCAGTGGGTATAGGATATGTACTGGTAGCATTTGGCATATTCACCTTTGTAATGTGGTTAGGAACCTTCAAATCGAACATGGGATTATTTGCGACTTTCCTGTTGTTATGGATAACTTTCTTCCTCCTAGGAATAGGCGCCATGACAGGGAACGAGGGGGCATTTCATGCTGGAGGATATGTAGGTATTTTGACGGCCATTGCTGCGTGGTACACGGGATTGGCTCAGGTTGTGGCTGAGGCACTGGGCGCTAAAGCTCCTCTGGGAAGGGCCCCAATGTCTTGA
- the acs gene encoding acetate--CoA ligase, with protein MSQPENESGLPFQEKVVPELLKHRLVTPEEYLRIHKKTVENYQEYWESVAKELDWFKPWEKALDDSHPPFYKWFVGGELNASYLAVDRHANSWRRNKVAIIWEGEPWENGPKEVRKLTYLDLYREVNRAAYLLKEVYGLKKGDTIGIYLPMIPELPIFMLAAARLGVAFTVVFSGFSAQAVADRMNDADTKLLITADGGWRRGKVIPLKEIVDKALETATTVKNVLVVRRTGTEISMKPGRDAYLHDVMSKVPIKAYVEPERVKSEDPLYILYTSGTTGKPKGIIHDTGGYMTLLHNTMKLVFDIRDTDVFWCTADIGWVTGHSYIVFGPLQEGATEVMYEGALDFPEPDRWVSIIERHQVSILYTSPTAIRTFMKQGEQWIKKHDVSSVRLMHSVGEPINPEAWRWFHKLVGRGQVPFGSTWWMTETGGIMISHMPGGYLVPMKPGTNGPPLLGIETNVFDEEGKPMPEEQKGYLVITKPWPGMPLTINKDPERYVKVYWNKFPNVFYAGDYAIKDRDGYFWILGRADEVMKIAGHRIGTYELESALVQHPAIAEAAVVGVPDPVRGEVAEAFVILRSGVEPSAKLREEIVKFVRENFGPIAVFREIHFVSKLPKTRSGKIMRRVIKAVATNSPVGDVTTLEDEASVEEVKKAFQELKEQVGK; from the coding sequence ATGTCTCAACCAGAAAATGAATCAGGTCTACCTTTTCAAGAGAAAGTTGTACCTGAGTTACTCAAACACAGGTTAGTGACACCTGAGGAATACCTAAGAATTCACAAGAAGACCGTAGAGAACTACCAAGAGTACTGGGAATCCGTAGCTAAGGAACTGGACTGGTTCAAGCCATGGGAAAAGGCGCTTGACGATTCGCATCCTCCTTTCTATAAGTGGTTTGTTGGAGGAGAGCTGAACGCGTCTTATCTTGCAGTGGATAGGCACGCCAACTCATGGAGGAGAAATAAGGTAGCTATAATCTGGGAGGGAGAGCCGTGGGAAAACGGTCCCAAGGAAGTCAGGAAATTGACGTACCTTGACCTATACCGTGAGGTAAATAGGGCAGCCTATCTCCTCAAGGAAGTTTACGGCCTAAAGAAGGGCGATACCATAGGGATTTACCTTCCCATGATTCCAGAGCTTCCAATATTCATGCTTGCTGCCGCCAGACTAGGCGTAGCTTTCACTGTAGTCTTCTCGGGATTCAGTGCACAGGCGGTAGCTGATAGGATGAACGATGCCGACACCAAGTTGCTTATCACAGCTGATGGTGGTTGGAGAAGGGGGAAAGTGATACCCCTCAAGGAGATCGTGGATAAGGCGCTTGAGACAGCCACCACAGTGAAGAACGTGTTGGTGGTCAGGAGAACCGGAACAGAGATTAGCATGAAACCCGGAAGAGATGCCTACTTACACGACGTGATGAGTAAGGTTCCGATTAAGGCCTACGTGGAGCCGGAGAGGGTGAAAAGTGAGGATCCTCTTTACATTCTTTACACCTCTGGCACCACGGGGAAGCCTAAGGGCATAATTCACGACACAGGCGGATACATGACTCTCCTTCATAACACCATGAAACTTGTGTTTGACATTAGGGATACAGACGTTTTTTGGTGCACCGCAGACATAGGATGGGTAACTGGTCACTCCTACATCGTGTTCGGGCCCCTTCAGGAAGGAGCGACTGAGGTCATGTACGAGGGAGCCTTGGACTTCCCTGAACCTGACAGGTGGGTCTCGATCATAGAGAGACATCAGGTCTCAATACTTTACACTTCACCCACGGCGATAAGGACGTTCATGAAGCAGGGAGAGCAATGGATAAAGAAGCACGACGTTAGCAGCGTAAGGCTAATGCACTCAGTGGGAGAGCCAATTAACCCTGAGGCGTGGAGATGGTTCCACAAACTAGTGGGGAGAGGACAAGTTCCCTTTGGTAGCACTTGGTGGATGACTGAAACTGGTGGAATAATGATATCACACATGCCTGGTGGATACCTAGTGCCCATGAAACCTGGAACCAATGGTCCTCCTCTTCTTGGCATAGAGACTAACGTATTTGACGAGGAAGGAAAACCCATGCCAGAGGAGCAGAAGGGTTACCTAGTGATTACCAAGCCGTGGCCTGGCATGCCACTCACTATCAACAAGGATCCAGAAAGGTACGTTAAGGTATACTGGAACAAGTTTCCCAACGTTTTCTACGCCGGAGATTACGCGATCAAGGATAGGGATGGTTACTTCTGGATACTGGGGAGAGCCGACGAGGTAATGAAGATTGCCGGACACAGGATTGGAACGTATGAGCTGGAGTCGGCCCTCGTGCAACATCCAGCGATAGCCGAAGCAGCAGTAGTTGGTGTTCCAGATCCTGTCAGGGGAGAGGTGGCTGAGGCCTTCGTCATCCTCAGATCTGGAGTGGAGCCTAGCGCTAAGCTAAGGGAGGAGATTGTGAAGTTCGTGAGAGAAAACTTCGGTCCCATAGCGGTGTTCAGGGAAATCCACTTCGTCTCGAAGCTACCCAAGACCAGAAGCGGAAAGATCATGAGGAGGGTAATCAAGGCGGTTGCAACTAACTCTCCCGTGGGCGACGTCACCACGCTAGAGGATGAGGCCTCTGTGGAGGAGGTAAAGAAAGCCTTCCAGGAGCTCAAGGAACAGGTCGGGAAGTGA